The genomic DNA TGGGCGTGAACAGCCGGCTGGATTCTATTCAGGCAGCCGTGCTGAACGTGAAGCTGAATTACATTGACCAGTGGAACGAGATGCGCCGGCAGAATGCGGAAAAGTACAACGAACGGTTAAAAGATACACCCGCCATTACCCCCTTTGTAGCGGATACCAATGAACACATTTACCACCAGTACACCATTCAGGTGGATGACCGGGAGGGCCTGCAGGCGTACCTCAAGGAAAATGAGATTGCCACAGGTATTCACTATCCCATCCCGCTGCATCTCCAGCCCGCTTACCAGAGTCTGGGTTACAAAAAGGGTGATTTCCCCGTGGCCGAAGAGGTTTCCAGTCACGTGGTGTCTCTGCCCATGTATCCGGAGCTCCCGGAGGAACACATCGACTACACGACGGAACACATCAAGAAATTCCTTTCAAAATAAAAAAACGGCCTTTCAGGCAGAGGACGATTTCGCAGGAGATCGTCCTTTTTTATTTTTTAATTGATTTATTTCCTGCAAAGACTTATTTTATAATGAAAATCCGGCCACGAAGATTCAAAGACTCAAAGGAAAACCTCGTGTCTTTGAGTCCTTGTGGCAAATTGTTTTTTATTTGTTGTAATTTTGGTTTGAAATTTTAAGGGAATACTATGTTAGATTTGAAATTCATCCGGCAACACCCGGACGTGGTAAAGGAAGCGGTTAAGAATAAGAATGAGAAAGCCGATATCGACCGCCTGCTCCAATTGGACGAGGAACGGCGCCAGATTATTCAGGAGGTCGAAGAACTCCGACGTCTGAAAAATGAGGTGTCGGCACAGATCAATCAACTGAAGAAGCAGAAGCAGGATGCCTCGGACAAGATTGCCGAAATGCGCAAAGTAGCGGAACGCACCAAGGCCCTGGACGAAAGGCTGCGCGCCGTTCAACAGGCGATTCAGGAAATCCTTATCTGGGTGCCCAATATTCCGCACGAATCCGTACCGATCGGCCCCGACGAGAGTTTCAATCAGGAGGTCAGGCGCTGGGGAAAAATCGAGGAAGTTGATTTTGAGCCGAAGCCCCACTGGGAATTGGCGGAAGCCCTTCATTTAATAGATTTTCAGCGGGGAAGCAAACTCTCCGGCTCTAATTTTGTGGTGTTCAAGGGAATGGGAGCACGGCTGGAGCGTGCGCTGATCAATTTTTTTCTGGATTACCACACGCAGAAGCACGGCTATCAGGAAGTGGCTCCTCCGTTTGTCGTGCGCCGGGATACAATGTTCGGCACGGGACAAATTCCCAAGCTGGAAGAGGATATGTACCACATCGAGCAGGACGACCTGTTTCTGATTCCCACGGCCGAAGTGCCGGTGA from Calditrichota bacterium includes the following:
- the serS gene encoding serine--tRNA ligase; the encoded protein is MLDLKFIRQHPDVVKEAVKNKNEKADIDRLLQLDEERRQIIQEVEELRRLKNEVSAQINQLKKQKQDASDKIAEMRKVAERTKALDERLRAVQQAIQEILIWVPNIPHESVPIGPDESFNQEVRRWGKIEEVDFEPKPHWELAEALHLIDFQRGSKLSGSNFVVFKGMGARLERALINFFLDYHTQKHGYQEVAPPFVVRRDTMFGTGQIPKLEEDMYHIEQDDLFLIPTAEVPVTNLHKDEILRGEDLPLYYTAYTPCFRREAGSYGRDTRGLMRIHQFDKVELVKLVPPETSWDEHEKLLHDAEELLQLLGLPYRVLNLATGDLSFAAAKCYDLEVWAQGLGKWLEVSSVSNFLDFQARRANIRFRRTPDSRPEFVHTLNGSGLALPRTVIAILENYQTDEGTVVVPEVLREYVGVSVLK